A DNA window from Aythya fuligula isolate bAytFul2 chromosome 4, bAytFul2.pri, whole genome shotgun sequence contains the following coding sequences:
- the SLC25A4 gene encoding ADP/ATP translocase 1: MGDQALSFLKDFLAGGIAAAISKTAVAPIERVKLLLQVQHASKQITAEKQYKGIIDCIVRIPKEQGIISFWRGNLANVIRYFPTQALNFAFKDKYKQIFLGGVDRHKQFWRYFAGNLASGGAAGATSLCFVYPLDFARTRLAADVGKGASEREFTGLGDCIVKIFKSDGLKGLYQGFSVSVQGIIIYRAAYFGVYDTAKGMLPDPKNVHIVVSWMIAQTVTAVAGLVSYPFDTVRRRMMMQSGRKGADIMYKGTIDCWKKIAKDEGSKAFFKGAWSNVLRGMGGAFVLVLYDEIKKYV, encoded by the exons ATGGGTGACCAAGCGCTCAGCTTCCTCAAGGACTTTCTGGCCGGGGGGATCGCTGCCGCCATCTCCAAGACGGCCGTCGCCCCCATCGAGCgggtgaagctgctgctgcag GTCCAGCACGCCAGCAAACAGATCACGGCAGAGAAGCAGTACAAGGGCATCATCGACTGCATCGTCCGCATCCCCAAGGAGCAAGGCATCATCTCCTTCTGGAGGGGCAACCTGGCCAACGTCATCCGCTACTTCCCCACCCAGGCCCTCAACTTCGCCTTCAAGGACAAGTACAAGCAGATCTTCCTGGGGGGAGTGGACAGGCACAAGCAGTTCTGGCGCTACTTCGCCGGGAACCTGGCGTCCGGGGGCGCCGCGGGTGCCACCTCCCTCTGCTTCGTCTACCCGCTGGATTTCGCCCGGACCCGGCTGGCGGCTGATGTGGGCAAAGGAGCGAGCGAGAGGGAGTTCACGGGGCTGGGCGACTGCATTGTCAAGATCTTCAAGTCCGACGGCTTGAAGGGCCTGTACCAAGGATTCAGTGTGTCTGTGCAGGGCATCATCATCTACAGAGCAGCCTATTTCGGGGTTTATGACACGGCCAAGG GTATGTTGCCTGACCCAAAGAACGTGCATATCGTAGTGAGCTGGATGATTGCCCAGACTGTCACGGCAGTAGCAGGGCTGGTTTCATACCCTTTTGATACCGTGCGACGTAGGATGATGATGCAGTCTGGCCGAAAGGGAG CTGATATTATGTACAAGGGCACAATTGATTGTTGGAAGAAGATAGCTAAAGATGAAGGTTCGAAAGCGTTCTTCAAAGGTGCCTGGTCGAATGTGTTGAGAGGCATGGGCGGAGCTTTTGTATTAGTACTTTATGATGAAATCAAGAAGTATGTCTAA